In Herbaspirillum sp. WKF16, one genomic interval encodes:
- a CDS encoding LysR family transcriptional regulator: MELRHLRYFLAVADQLSFTRAAGKVGIGQPPLSMQIKALEQEVGAPLFVRASHGVALSEVGRVFLPHAQKAVAAAEQALRAAQQAASGEVGLLRMGFTSSAVFHPLVSHSLQQFRERHPKLEISLSEGITEQLLADIAASQLDAAFVRIVTTPSDELGVVELPAEKLKVALPRTHPLARRKSLRLQDLASENFIMVPRGKGSALYDEIFSACQAAGFDPQVIQLAPQLTSAINLVAAGLGISIVPEAIEQVQLAQVRYIEIREPAPRAQLSLAYHPQSIAAARFAAHLRRSLRRAGGGSDKE; this comes from the coding sequence ATGGAACTCCGCCACCTCCGCTATTTCCTGGCCGTCGCCGACCAGCTGAGTTTCACCCGCGCCGCGGGGAAGGTCGGCATCGGCCAGCCGCCGCTGTCGATGCAGATCAAGGCGCTGGAGCAGGAGGTGGGCGCGCCGCTGTTCGTGCGCGCCTCGCACGGGGTGGCGCTGTCGGAGGTGGGGCGGGTGTTCCTGCCGCACGCGCAAAAGGCCGTGGCCGCCGCCGAGCAGGCGCTGCGCGCGGCGCAGCAGGCCGCCAGCGGCGAGGTAGGGCTGCTGCGCATGGGCTTCACCTCGTCGGCGGTATTCCATCCGCTGGTGTCGCATTCGCTGCAGCAATTCCGCGAGCGCCATCCCAAGCTGGAGATCTCGCTCAGCGAGGGCATCACCGAGCAATTGCTGGCCGATATCGCGGCGTCGCAGCTCGACGCCGCCTTCGTGCGCATCGTCACCACGCCGTCCGATGAACTGGGTGTGGTGGAGCTGCCGGCCGAGAAGCTCAAGGTGGCGCTGCCGCGCACGCATCCGCTGGCGCGCCGCAAGTCGCTGCGGCTGCAAGACCTGGCGTCGGAGAATTTCATCATGGTCCCGCGCGGCAAGGGCTCCGCGCTGTATGACGAGATCTTCAGCGCCTGCCAGGCGGCCGGCTTCGATCCGCAGGTGATCCAGCTGGCGCCGCAGCTGACCTCGGCGATCAACCTGGTGGCGGCGGGGCTGGGGATTTCCATCGTGCCCGAGGCGATCGAGCAGGTGCAGCTGGCGCAGGTGCGCTATATCGAGATCCGGGAGCCGGCGCCGCGCGCCCAGCTGTCGCTGGCGTATCACCCGCAGTCGATCGCGGCCGCGCGTTTTGCCGCGCACCTGCGGCGTTCGCTGCGGCGCGCGGGCGGAGGATCCGACAAGGAATGA
- a CDS encoding LysR family transcriptional regulator, translating to MFSFKQLEALYWIATLGGFAPAARKLNTTQSAVSKRIKELEASFDTPLFDREQRQARLTEKGEEMLLIARRLLEQRDIAIEQFSKPEVIERRLRIGVTELTAMTWLPRLVRRIHQHYPRVVIEPDVDLSANLRDKLLNDEMDAIIVPDAFAEPGLSALPLAAVKSVWLARPGLIGERRRPLRMHELASHTILTQGNKSGTGIIYDRWIKSQSIFPSHSLSCSSVVALIGLTVSGMGVSYLPYKPLRPLIESGTLEIVETTPRLPDVPYVALYRSERKSSFISSILMLAQECCEFSDMFQIEELGAANGEKRRNGGPFF from the coding sequence ATGTTCTCGTTCAAGCAACTCGAAGCCCTCTACTGGATCGCCACCCTCGGCGGCTTCGCGCCGGCGGCGCGCAAGCTCAACACCACGCAGTCCGCGGTCTCCAAGCGCATCAAGGAGCTGGAAGCCAGTTTCGACACGCCGCTGTTCGACCGCGAGCAGCGCCAGGCGCGCCTGACCGAAAAGGGCGAAGAGATGCTGCTGATCGCGCGGCGCCTGCTGGAGCAGCGCGACATCGCCATCGAGCAGTTCAGCAAGCCCGAAGTGATCGAACGCCGGCTGCGCATCGGCGTCACCGAACTGACGGCGATGACCTGGCTGCCGCGGCTGGTGCGGCGTATTCACCAGCACTATCCGCGGGTGGTGATCGAGCCGGACGTGGACCTGAGCGCAAACCTGCGCGACAAGCTCCTCAACGACGAGATGGACGCCATCATCGTGCCCGATGCCTTCGCCGAGCCCGGCCTGTCGGCGCTGCCCCTGGCCGCGGTGAAGAGCGTATGGCTGGCGCGCCCGGGCCTGATCGGCGAGCGCCGCCGGCCCCTGCGCATGCACGAGCTGGCCTCGCACACCATCCTCACCCAGGGCAACAAGTCCGGCACCGGCATCATCTACGATCGCTGGATCAAGTCGCAATCGATCTTCCCCAGCCACTCGCTGTCCTGCAGCAGCGTGGTGGCGCTGATCGGGCTGACGGTATCGGGCATGGGGGTGAGCTACCTGCCCTACAAACCGCTGCGCCCGCTGATCGAGAGCGGCACGCTGGAGATCGTCGAGACCACGCCCAGGCTGCCCGACGTGCCCTACGTCGCGCTCTACCGCAGCGAGCGCAAGAGCAGTTTCATCTCCTCCATCCTGATGCTGGCGCAGGAATGCTGCGAGTTTTCGGATATGTTCCAGATCGAGGAACTGGGCGCGGCCAACGGCGAAAAAAGACGCAATGGTGGGCCATTCTTTTGA
- a CDS encoding FeoA family protein produces MRLTELAKGACAIVDHVADLHAADAVAGRLRDLGFVDGEPVRIVAAAPWGADPILVQIGSTRFALRRAEAERVRLRAGEAQ; encoded by the coding sequence ATGCGACTGACCGAACTAGCCAAGGGCGCCTGCGCCATTGTTGACCATGTTGCCGACCTTCATGCCGCCGACGCGGTGGCGGGGCGCTTGCGCGACCTTGGCTTCGTCGACGGCGAACCGGTGCGCATCGTCGCCGCGGCGCCCTGGGGCGCCGATCCCATCCTGGTGCAGATCGGCTCGACCCGCTTCGCGCTGCGCCGCGCCGAGGCCGAGCGCGTGCGCTTGCGGGCGGGGGAGGCGCAATGA